In Ipomoea triloba cultivar NCNSP0323 chromosome 15, ASM357664v1, one genomic interval encodes:
- the LOC116006887 gene encoding general negative regulator of transcription subunit 3 isoform X1: protein MGASRKLQGEIDRVLKKVQEGVDVFDSIWNKVYDTDNANQKEKFEADLKKEIKKLQRYRDQIKTWIQSSEIKDKKVSASYEQALMDARKLIEREMERFKICEKETKTKAFSKEGLGQQPKTDPREKAKSETRDWLNNVVSELENQIDNFEAELEGLTVKKGKSKPPRLTHLEASITRHKAHIMKLELILRLLDNDELSPEQVNDVKDFLDDYVERNQEDFEEFSDVDELYSSLPLDKVEALEDLVTIGAPVLAKGVSGVVSTKSSIAMTPAQVTVTSPVQQTGSSQEQADEVGSQESASDAVPRTPPPKSGAVASSAPTTPVGSHASPVAAVTSSSMNALNAVKDEEIAGFPGQKAPPTLTEAGLRGIDRHGLSSQPAASISLGSISSLSNNGALGAIPSSVPEVTKRNVLGYDERLGSTGMGQPLVSPLANRTIMSQTAKSSDGIGTNDSGNVGESNVMVGRVFSPSVVPGMQWRPGSSFQNQNEVGQFRGRTEIVPDQREKYLQRFQQVQQNSKQFSAQHQNPLLPQFNSQGSSVTPQLGLGVGVQAAALNSVSSSALLQQQPDMGHSKVEELQQQQVLSEDVSADSAPAPSLAKNLMNEDDMKAYALDAPGGVGSTLAEQSQLPRDTDLSPGQPLQSNQPSGSLGVIGRRSVADLGAIGDGLSTPPANPGGMHDQTYNLQMLEAAFYKLPQPKDSERAKSYTPRHPAVTPPSYPQVQAPIVNNPAFWERLGADNYGTDTLFFAFYYQQNTYQQFLAAKELKKQSWRYHRKYNTWFQRHEEPKVATDDFEQGTYVYFDFHIANDEQHGWCQRIKTDFTFEYNYLEDDLNVN, encoded by the exons GTTAGTGCTTCTTATGAGCAGGCACTGATGGATGCTCGTAAGCTTATTGAGCGTGAAATGGAAAGATTTAAAATATGTGAGAAAGAAACAAAGACTAAAGCATTTTCCAAAGAAGGCTTGGGTCAACAACCAAAGACG GACCCAAGGGAAAAGGCTAAATCGGAGACTAGGGATTGGTTGAACAATGTG GTTAGTGAGCTTGAAAACCAAATTGATAACTTTGAGGCTGAACTGGAGGGACTTACTGTTAAGAAAGGGAAATCAAAGCCCCCGAGATTG ACACATCTGGAGGCATCAATTACTCGGCATAAAGCGCATATAATGAAGTTAGAGTTGATTTTAAGGTTACTGGATAATGATGAATTGAGTCCGGAGCAAGTCAACGATGTTAAAGATTTCCTGGATGATTATGTGGAACGCAATCAG GAGGACTTTGAAGAGTTTAGTGATGTTGACGAGCTTTATAGCTCTCTACCATTAGATAAGGTGGAGGCTCTGGAAGATCTAGTCACTATTGGTGCCCCTGTTCTTGCGAAG GGTGTTAGTGGCGTAGTAAGCACAAAAAGTTCTATTGCCATGACACCTGCTCAG GTAACGGTAACATCTCCTGTACAACAAACTGGTTCGTCCCAAGAGCAAGCAGATGAAGTCGGTTCCCAAGAGAGTGCCTCTGATGCAGTTCCGAGGACCCCGCCTCCTAAAAGTGGCGCAGTTGCTTCTTCTGCTCCAACAACACCTGTTGGCAGCCATGCAAGCCCTG TTGCTGCAGTTACTTCATCTTCTATGAATGCGCTGAATGCTGTAAAAGATGAGGAGATTGCAGGCTTCCCAGGCCAAAAAGCACCCCCGACACTTACTGAAGCTGGATTAAGGGGTATCGATAGACATGGCCTCTCTAGCCAACCTGCAGCTAGTATTTCACTTGGTTCTATTAGTTCACTTTCTAACAATGGAGCTCTGGGTGCTATTCCTTCATCAGTTCCAGAAGTGACAAAGAGAAATGTTTTAGGATATGATGAAAGACTTGGGAGTACTGGTATGGGACAGCCACTGGTTTCCCCTCTGGCTAACAGAACTATCATGTCACAAACTGCTAAGTCTAGTGATGGAATTGGCACTAATGATAGTGGTAATGTTGGTGAGTCGAATGTTATGGTTGGTAGGGTTTTCTCTCCTTCCGTTGTGCCTGGTATGCAGTGGAGGCCTGGAAGTTCCTTTCAGAATCAGAATGAAGTG GGGCAGTTCCGTGGAAGAACTGAAATTGTTCCTGACCAGAGGGAGAAATATTTACAACGATTTCAGCAAGTACAACAAAACAGCAAACAGTTTTCTGCACAGCATCAGAATCCACTATTGCCGCAG TTCAATTCTCAAGGCTCCTCTGTGACACCTCAACTTGGATTGGGAGTTGGAGTCCAAGCTGCTGCCCTTAATAGTGTTTCTTCATCTGCATTGTTGCAACAACAGCCAG ACATGGGCCACTCAAAGGTTGAAGAGTTGCAGCAACAACAGGTCTTATCTGAAGATGTTTCTGCAGATTCTGCTCCAGCCCCCAGCCTTGCGAAAAACCTTATGAATGAGGATGATATGAAGGCTTATGCATTAGATGCACCT GGCGGAGTTGGCAGCACTCTTGCAGAGCAATCCCAACTTCCACGGGATACTGATCTATCTCCAGGCCAACCATTACAATCAAATCAACCGTCAGGAAGCCTTGGAGTTATTGGTCGAAGAAGTGTAGCCGATCTTGGTGCAATTGGTGATGGCTTGAGTACACCACCTGCCAACCCTGGAGGAATGCATGACCAGACATACAACTTGCAAATGCTCGAGGCTGCTTTTTACAAACTTCCTCAGCCAAAAGATTCAGAGCGTGCTAAGAGCTATACACCG AGACATCCTGCTGTGACCCCTCCGAGCTATCCCCAAGTACAGGCCCCTATTGTTAATAATCCTGCATTTTGGGAACGACTTGGGGCTGATAACTATGGCACCGACACCTTATTCTTTGCATTTTACTACCAACAG AATACATACCAACAATTCCTGGCCGCAAAGGAGCTGAAGAAGCAATCTTGGAGATACCACAGAAAGTATAACACTTGGTTTCAGCGGCACGAGGAGCCCAAAGTTGCCACAGATGATTTCGAACAAGGGACATACGTTTATTTTGATTTCCATATAGCCAATGACGAACAACACGGGTG GTGCCAGAGGATCAAGACGGACTTCACATTTGAGTACAATTATCTTGAAGATGATCTCAATGTTAATTAG
- the LOC116006537 gene encoding exportin-2-like codes for MEWNAETLQFLSQCFLNTLSPMPQPRRQAESALADASEKPNYALAVLRLVAEPSVDEQIRQAASVNFKNQLKSRWSPSTPSEPNVPTLAPIPDFEKEQIKSLMVSLMINSSPKIQSQLSEALTVIGKHDFPKAWPALLPELVSSLDKLSQANDYVSVNGLLTTLNSLFKKFRYQFKTNELLLDLKYCLDNFAKPLLEVFKRTASLIDQVVASGSASASTLKPYIESQRLCCRIFYSLNFQELPEFFEDHMNEWMIEFKKYLTMKYPALEDSSKEGLAVVDDLRSAVCENISLYMEKEEELFQGYLSGFVEAVWSLLVASSASSSREQLTVTAIKFLTIVSTSVHHTLFARDDILEQICQSIVIPNVMLRDEDEELFEMNYVEFIRRDMEGSDLDTRRRIACELLKGIAMHYKDKVTEKVSLQIKNCLAMFAQNPAANWKFKDCAIYLVVTLATKKAGGTSVSTDLVDVESFFGSVIVPELQSQDVNAFPMLKAGALKFFTMFKNQLSKPIAIALLPDVVRFLGSDSNVVHSYAASCIEKLLLVKDDGGRARYTAVDISPFLLVLMTNLFQAMEKPESEENQYIMKCIMRVLGVSEISREVALPCITGLANVLNRVCQNPKNPVFNHYLFESVAVLVRRACEKDPSLVPGFEGSLFPSLQMILERDVSEFFPYAFQLLAQLVELNRPPLPQHYMQIFEILLLPDSWKKSGNVPALVRLLQAFLRKAPHELNQQGRLSNVLGIFNTLVSSPNTDEQGFYVINTIIENLGFDVISPFIGHIWAALFKRLQERRTVKFVKNLVIFMSLFLVRHGSQNLVASINAVQVNLFNTIVEQFWIPNLKLITGTIELKLTAVASTKLICESPSLLDSKLWGKMLDSIITLLSRPEEERVEEEPEVPDFGESVGYNAAFVRLYNAGKKDDDPLQDIRDPKQYVVASVATLSAQSPGQYTQVIRENLEPGNQAALLQLCGSYNVSIV; via the coding sequence atggagtggAATGCCGAAACTCTACAATTCCTGTCCCAATGCTTCCTCAATACCCTCTCTCCGATGCCCCAGCCTCGCCGTCAAGCCGAGTCGGCGCTGGCTGATGCCTCTGAGAAACCTAATTACGCGCTCGCCGTGCTCCGCCTCGTTGCCGAGCCTTCCGTTGATGAACAGATCCGCCAAGCTGCTTCTGTGAACTTCAAGAACCAGCTCAAGTCGCGGTGGTCGCCGTCTACGCCTTCCGAGCCCAATGTTCCTACCCTAGCTCCGATTCCGGACTTTGAGAAGGAGCAGATTAAGAGTTTGATGGTTTCCTTGATGATCAATTCGTCTCCCAAAATACAATCTCAGCTCAGTGAGGCCTTGACGGTGATTGGGAAGCATGATTTCCCCAAAGCGTGGCCTGCCTTGTTGCCGGAGCTTGTTTCCAGTCTTGATAAGCTGAGCCAAGCCAATgattatgtgtctgtaaatgGGTTGTTAACCACCTTGAATTCCTTGTTTAAGAAGTTCCGATACCAGTTTAAGACCAACGAGTTGCTCCTTGATCTGAAATACTGTCTGGATAATTTTGCAAAGCCGTTGTTAGAAGTCTTTAAGCGTACTGCGAGTTTGATTGATCAGGTAGTGGCTTCAGGGTCTGCCTCTGCTTCAACTCTAAAGCCCTATATAGAGTCTCAAAGGCTGTGCTGTAGAATATTCTATTCCTTGAATTTCCAAGAATTACCTGAATTTTTTGAGGACCATATGAATGAGTGGATGATTGAGTTTAAGAAATATCTGACTATGAAGTACCCTGCTCTTGAGGATAGTAGCAAGGAGGGACTTGCCGTTGTTGATGATCTACGATCTGCAGTGTGTGAAAATATTAGCCTTTATATGGAGAAGGAGGAAGAATTGTTTCAAGGGTACTTAAGTGGGTTCGTGGAGGCTGTGTGGAGTCTTCTTGTAGCCTCATCTGCATCTTCTAGTAGGGAGCAGCTGACTGTGACTGCAATCAAGTTCTTAACCATTGTCAGTACAAGTGTACATCATACACTATTTGCAAGAGATGATATTTTAGAACAAATATGTCAGAGCATTGTTATCCCTAATGTGATGCTACGTGATGAAGATGAGGAGTTGTTTGAAATGAACTATGTTGAGTTTATAAGGAGGGATATGGAAGGAAGTGATCTCGACACTAGGAGGAGGATTGCATGTGAACTTCTCAAAGGAATTGCTATGCATTACAAGGATAAGGTGACTGAGAAGGTTTCACTTCAGATTAAGAATTGCTTGGCCATGTTTGCTCAGAATCCTGCAGCAAACTGGAAATTCAAAGATTGTGCCATCTATTTGGTTGTCACCCTTGCCACAAAAAAAGCTGGTGGCACTTCAGTGTCAACTGATCTGGTTGATGTGGAGAGCTTTTTCGGATCTGTTATTGTGCCTGAGCTGCAGAGTCAGGATGTGAATGCTTTTCCAATGCTGAAAGCGGGTGCATTGAAGTTCTTTACCATGTTTAAAAATCAGTTATCAAAACCCATTGCAATAGCACTGCTTCCTGATGTTGTTCGGTTCCTTGGTTCAGACTCTAATGTGGTTCATTCATATGCTGCGAGTTGCATTGAGAAGCTGCTGCTGGTCAAAGATGATGGTGGCAGAGCAAGGTATACAGCTGTAGATATTAGTCCATTTTTGTTAGTGTTGATGACCAACCTTTTTCAAGCCATGGAGAAACCAGAATCTGAGGAGAATCAGTACATAATGAAGTGCATCATGCGAGTGCTTGGAGTTTCTGAAATTTCTCGTGAGGTTGCTTTACCTTGCATAACTGGTCTGGCTAATGTCCTGAACAGAGTCTGCCAAAATCCAAAAAATCCAGTTTTCAACCACTATCTCTTTGAATCAGTGGCTGTTCTTGTCAGGCGTGCTTGTGAAAAGGATCCATCTCTTGTGCCTGGTTTTGAAGGAAGCTTGTTCCCAAGCCTCCAGATGATATTGGAGAGAGATGTGAGTGAATTCTTCCCTTATGCATTCCAGTTATTGGCTCAGCTTGTAGAGCTGAATAGACCGCCACTCCCGCAGCACTATATGCAGATATTTGAGATTCTTCTTTTACCTGATTCATGGAAAAAGTCTGGAAATGTTCCAGCACTTGTCCGGTTGCTCCAGGCGTTTCTTCGTAAAGCACCTCATGAGCTTAATCAACAGGGTAGGTTGTCAAATGTTCTTGGGATATTTAACACACTGGTATCATCTCCAAACACAGATGAACAGGGATTTTATGTGATTAATACAATCATTGAAAATCTTGGGTTTGATGTTATCTCACCCTTTATAGGCCATATTTGGGCTGCCCTTTTTAAACGGCTTcaagaaagaagaacagtgaAGTTTGTCAAGAATCTTGTGATATTTATGTCTCTTTTCTTGGTCAGGCATGGCTCTCAAAATCTTGTGGCTTCAATAAATGCTGTCCAAGTGAATTTATTTAACACAATCGTAGAACAATTTTGGATACCTAACCTCAAGTTGATCACCGGAACCATTGAGCTCAAGTTAACTGCTGTTGCTTCAACTAAACTTATCTGTGAATCCCCATCGCTATTGGATTCTAAGCTTTGGGGAAAAATGCTGGATAGTATTATCACTCTTCTCTCTAGGCCAGAGGAAGAGAGAGTGGAGGAGGAGCCAGAAGTTCCAGACTTTGGGGAGAGTGTTGGTTATAATGCTGCTTTCGTTCGTCTATACAATGCTGGTAAGAAGGATGATGACCCATTGCAGGACATAAGGGATCCAAAACAGTACGTGGTTGCATCTGTGGCTACTCTTTCTGCCCAGTCCCCTGGCCAATACACTCAGGTTATAAGGGAAAATCTCGAGCCGGGAAATCAGGCAGCATTACTTCAGCTTTGCGGTTCCTATAATGTATCAATAGTTTGA
- the LOC116006887 gene encoding general negative regulator of transcription subunit 3 isoform X2 produces MGASRKLQGEIDRVLKKVQEGVDVFDSIWNKVYDTDNANQKEKFEADLKKEIKKLQRYRDQIKTWIQSSEIKDKKALMDARKLIEREMERFKICEKETKTKAFSKEGLGQQPKTDPREKAKSETRDWLNNVVSELENQIDNFEAELEGLTVKKGKSKPPRLTHLEASITRHKAHIMKLELILRLLDNDELSPEQVNDVKDFLDDYVERNQEDFEEFSDVDELYSSLPLDKVEALEDLVTIGAPVLAKGVSGVVSTKSSIAMTPAQVTVTSPVQQTGSSQEQADEVGSQESASDAVPRTPPPKSGAVASSAPTTPVGSHASPVAAVTSSSMNALNAVKDEEIAGFPGQKAPPTLTEAGLRGIDRHGLSSQPAASISLGSISSLSNNGALGAIPSSVPEVTKRNVLGYDERLGSTGMGQPLVSPLANRTIMSQTAKSSDGIGTNDSGNVGESNVMVGRVFSPSVVPGMQWRPGSSFQNQNEVGQFRGRTEIVPDQREKYLQRFQQVQQNSKQFSAQHQNPLLPQFNSQGSSVTPQLGLGVGVQAAALNSVSSSALLQQQPDMGHSKVEELQQQQVLSEDVSADSAPAPSLAKNLMNEDDMKAYALDAPGGVGSTLAEQSQLPRDTDLSPGQPLQSNQPSGSLGVIGRRSVADLGAIGDGLSTPPANPGGMHDQTYNLQMLEAAFYKLPQPKDSERAKSYTPRHPAVTPPSYPQVQAPIVNNPAFWERLGADNYGTDTLFFAFYYQQNTYQQFLAAKELKKQSWRYHRKYNTWFQRHEEPKVATDDFEQGTYVYFDFHIANDEQHGWCQRIKTDFTFEYNYLEDDLNVN; encoded by the exons GCACTGATGGATGCTCGTAAGCTTATTGAGCGTGAAATGGAAAGATTTAAAATATGTGAGAAAGAAACAAAGACTAAAGCATTTTCCAAAGAAGGCTTGGGTCAACAACCAAAGACG GACCCAAGGGAAAAGGCTAAATCGGAGACTAGGGATTGGTTGAACAATGTG GTTAGTGAGCTTGAAAACCAAATTGATAACTTTGAGGCTGAACTGGAGGGACTTACTGTTAAGAAAGGGAAATCAAAGCCCCCGAGATTG ACACATCTGGAGGCATCAATTACTCGGCATAAAGCGCATATAATGAAGTTAGAGTTGATTTTAAGGTTACTGGATAATGATGAATTGAGTCCGGAGCAAGTCAACGATGTTAAAGATTTCCTGGATGATTATGTGGAACGCAATCAG GAGGACTTTGAAGAGTTTAGTGATGTTGACGAGCTTTATAGCTCTCTACCATTAGATAAGGTGGAGGCTCTGGAAGATCTAGTCACTATTGGTGCCCCTGTTCTTGCGAAG GGTGTTAGTGGCGTAGTAAGCACAAAAAGTTCTATTGCCATGACACCTGCTCAG GTAACGGTAACATCTCCTGTACAACAAACTGGTTCGTCCCAAGAGCAAGCAGATGAAGTCGGTTCCCAAGAGAGTGCCTCTGATGCAGTTCCGAGGACCCCGCCTCCTAAAAGTGGCGCAGTTGCTTCTTCTGCTCCAACAACACCTGTTGGCAGCCATGCAAGCCCTG TTGCTGCAGTTACTTCATCTTCTATGAATGCGCTGAATGCTGTAAAAGATGAGGAGATTGCAGGCTTCCCAGGCCAAAAAGCACCCCCGACACTTACTGAAGCTGGATTAAGGGGTATCGATAGACATGGCCTCTCTAGCCAACCTGCAGCTAGTATTTCACTTGGTTCTATTAGTTCACTTTCTAACAATGGAGCTCTGGGTGCTATTCCTTCATCAGTTCCAGAAGTGACAAAGAGAAATGTTTTAGGATATGATGAAAGACTTGGGAGTACTGGTATGGGACAGCCACTGGTTTCCCCTCTGGCTAACAGAACTATCATGTCACAAACTGCTAAGTCTAGTGATGGAATTGGCACTAATGATAGTGGTAATGTTGGTGAGTCGAATGTTATGGTTGGTAGGGTTTTCTCTCCTTCCGTTGTGCCTGGTATGCAGTGGAGGCCTGGAAGTTCCTTTCAGAATCAGAATGAAGTG GGGCAGTTCCGTGGAAGAACTGAAATTGTTCCTGACCAGAGGGAGAAATATTTACAACGATTTCAGCAAGTACAACAAAACAGCAAACAGTTTTCTGCACAGCATCAGAATCCACTATTGCCGCAG TTCAATTCTCAAGGCTCCTCTGTGACACCTCAACTTGGATTGGGAGTTGGAGTCCAAGCTGCTGCCCTTAATAGTGTTTCTTCATCTGCATTGTTGCAACAACAGCCAG ACATGGGCCACTCAAAGGTTGAAGAGTTGCAGCAACAACAGGTCTTATCTGAAGATGTTTCTGCAGATTCTGCTCCAGCCCCCAGCCTTGCGAAAAACCTTATGAATGAGGATGATATGAAGGCTTATGCATTAGATGCACCT GGCGGAGTTGGCAGCACTCTTGCAGAGCAATCCCAACTTCCACGGGATACTGATCTATCTCCAGGCCAACCATTACAATCAAATCAACCGTCAGGAAGCCTTGGAGTTATTGGTCGAAGAAGTGTAGCCGATCTTGGTGCAATTGGTGATGGCTTGAGTACACCACCTGCCAACCCTGGAGGAATGCATGACCAGACATACAACTTGCAAATGCTCGAGGCTGCTTTTTACAAACTTCCTCAGCCAAAAGATTCAGAGCGTGCTAAGAGCTATACACCG AGACATCCTGCTGTGACCCCTCCGAGCTATCCCCAAGTACAGGCCCCTATTGTTAATAATCCTGCATTTTGGGAACGACTTGGGGCTGATAACTATGGCACCGACACCTTATTCTTTGCATTTTACTACCAACAG AATACATACCAACAATTCCTGGCCGCAAAGGAGCTGAAGAAGCAATCTTGGAGATACCACAGAAAGTATAACACTTGGTTTCAGCGGCACGAGGAGCCCAAAGTTGCCACAGATGATTTCGAACAAGGGACATACGTTTATTTTGATTTCCATATAGCCAATGACGAACAACACGGGTG GTGCCAGAGGATCAAGACGGACTTCACATTTGAGTACAATTATCTTGAAGATGATCTCAATGTTAATTAG
- the LOC116006979 gene encoding glucan endo-1,3-beta-glucosidase 8-like: MGKQRMFKIWVFVYIPILFCTSSMHVGGLGVNWGTMATHQLSPKVVVQMLKDNGIQKVKLFDADQSTMGALAGTSIEVMVAIPNDQLLAMNDYGRAKDWVKRNVTRYNFRGGVNIKYVAVGNEPFLASYNNSFIHTTFPALQNIQNALNEAGLGSNIKATVPLNADVYNSPESNPVPSAGRFRADISEEMIQIVQFLHQNNAPFTVNIYPFLSLYLNENFPVDYAFFDGTANSVVDHGIPYTNVFDANFDTLVSALTAAGYGDTPVLVGEVGWPTEGDKNANVNLAYRFYRGLLPRLAANRGTPLRPGYIEVYLFGLLDEDAKSIAPGNFERHWGIFRYDGQPKFPMDLSGQGQDRYLVGAKGVEYLPKRWCMLRPEARDLSRLGDNINYACTHSDCTALGYGSSCNGLDTSGNASYAFNMYFQVQNQDDLSCNFQGLAMVTDQNISQGNCNFTIQIVALSPRLLPGIMALLTGFTFLLLL, encoded by the exons ATGGGCAAGCAAAGGATGTTTAAAATCTGGGTTTTTGTATATATAccaatattattttgtactagtAGTATGCATGTGGGGGGGCTTGGGGTGAACTGGGGGACCATGGCAACCCACCAGCTGTCACCCAAAGTTGTGGTGCAGATGCTGAAGGACAATGGGATTCAGAAGGTGAAGCTGTTTGATGCTGATCAGTCCACCATGGGAGCTCTTGCAGGGACTAGCATTGAAGTAATGGTGGCCATTCCCAATGATCAGCTTCTTGCTATGAATGACTATGGCAGAGCTAAGGATTGGGTGAAGCGCAATGTCACTCGCTATAACTTCAGAGGAGGTGTCAACATTAA ATATGTTGCAGTTGGTAACGAGCCATTTCTTGCATCATATAACAACTCTTTCATACACACGACCTTTCCAGCGCTTCAGAACATCCAAAATGCCCTAAACGAGGCAGGACTTGGGAGCAATATAAAGGCGACTGTGCCCCTAAATGCTGACGTCTACAACTCGCCTGAGAGCAACCCGGTGCCTTCAGCTGGTAGGTTTCGGGCAGATATCAGCGAGGAAATGATCCAAATCGTGCAGTTCCTGCACCAGAACAATGCACCTTTCACGGTAAACATATACCCCTTCTTGAGTCTCTATTTGAATGAAAACTTCCCTGTCGACTATGCCTTCTTTGATGGTACAGCCAATTCAGTAGTTGATCACGGGATCCCATACACGAACGTGTTCGATGCCAACTTTGATACCCTGGTTTCAGCCCTAACCGCGGCTGGGTATGGTGACACCCCGGTTTTGGTTGGAGAAGTGGGATGGCCAACCGAGGGAGACAAAAACGCTAATGTAAACTTGGCCTATAGGTTCTACCGGGGACTCTTGCCAAGACTGGCAGCTAATAGAGGGACGCCCCTGAGGCCCGGGTATATAGAGGTGTACCTGTTTGGGCTTCTCGACGAGGATGCCAAGAGTATAGCGCCCGGTAACTTTGAGCGCCATTGGGGGATTTTCAGGTACGATGGACAGCCAAAGTTCCCCATGGACCTCTCGGGCCAGGGACAAGACAGGTACCTCGTGGGCGCCAAGGGCGTGGAATACCTTCCAAAGAGATGGTGTATGTTGAGGCCAGAAGCGAGGGATTTGAGCAGACTCGGGGACAATATCAACTACGCTTGCACGCATTCAGATTGCACCGCTCTTGGGTATGGCTCTTCGTGCAATGGTTTGGACACGAGTGGCAACGCATCGTACGCGTTCAATATGTATTTTCAGGTGCAGAATCAAGATGACTTGAGCTGTAATTTCCAGGGTTTGGCAATGGTGACTGACCAGAACATATCTCAGGGAAACTGCAACTTCACCATTCAGATAGTGGCTTTGTCTCCCAGGTTATTGCCAGGGATTATGGCACTTTTAACAGGCTttacatttttgttattattatag